The Pyxidicoccus trucidator sequence GGCTGCCCTGCGGACGACGGAGATACGTCAGGCTTCCTCCGTGAGCTTCGACGGAGGCACGGGCCATGGGCAACCCCAGGCCGATGCCCTTGGCCCTCCCGGTGGCGAAGGGCTCCCACAGGCGCGGCTCCAGCGTGGGGTCCACGCCTCCCGCGTTGTCCTCGACCACCAGCACGCCCTCGTTGTCCTCCCGCGTCAGGCTCACGGACACCCACGGCTCGGGCCGCAGCCCCGTGTCCCGCGCCACCGCGCCCGCCTCCACCGCGTTGCGCACCAGGTTGTCGATGGCGGACACCAGCAGCGCCGCGTCCCCCTGCACCATCAGCCCTTCCTCCAGCGACGTCTTGAGGTCCACCGTCTCCGACTCGGGCAGCAGGCTCACCGCCTGCAGCGCGTCCTGCACGAGCAGCCGCAGCTCGCAGCTCCGGCGCATGGCGGCCCGGGGAGAACCGAACGACAGCAGCGAGCGCGCCAGGTGCCCCAGGCGCTCGATTTGCGAGCGCAGCGCCCGCACGGGCAGCTCACTGCCCGCTGGAGTGTGACGGAGCACGGTGAGCGCGGCCTGGATGCCGTTGAGGGCGTTCTTCACCTCGTGGGCGATGAGCGCCGCGGCCGTGCCCAGCGCCGCCATCGTCTCCTGCCGGCGCAGCCGCTCCTCGGCCGCGAGCAGCGAGCGGTAGGAGTGGCGCAGCAGGAGGATGAGCAGCACCAGGGTGCTGCTGAGCAGGGCGATGTGGAAGGCGAGCTGCCGGAGGAACCGCGCGCGCAGGTCCGCCGTGGCGGTCTCCTCCTCCAGCACCACCAGCAGCAGCCCGCTCTTTCCCACCCAGGCCGCCGCGCCCACCACCTGGGTGCCGAAGAGGTTCAGCGGCCCCGGGTCGTCCGCGAGCGCTCGCAGCTGCTCGGAGGTGTCGGGCTGGCCCGTGCTCCGGGACGAGGGCAGCAGGAACCGCCCGCGCGCATTCATCAACAGCTGGGTGGTGCCCGTCGTGGTCCGCGTGGGCAGGGCCCCGGC is a genomic window containing:
- a CDS encoding sensor histidine kinase, translating into MEQPSPPAPSSPPVPSLTPTPGELAHAQRRGGRSALLGLGLVGLVALTSPVLGYLEDVRNAREELLAHLSDTAQVQADALSVHLGVLEAELARVSGHPALHPEDGTSPAEQALLDSAFYHSSLFSEGVALLGPEGQRLWSDPPGMSLGDSPVTNRAWFRRMVERNAPEIDLLELEGGPLVIAVPMVTDGRLRGVLVGEVRAGALPTRTTTGTTQLLMNARGRFLLPSSRSTGQPDTSEQLRALADDPGPLNLFGTQVVGAAAWVGKSGLLLVVLEEETATADLRARFLRQLAFHIALLSSTLVLLILLLRHSYRSLLAAEERLRRQETMAALGTAAALIAHEVKNALNGIQAALTVLRHTPAGSELPVRALRSQIERLGHLARSLLSFGSPRAAMRRSCELRLLVQDALQAVSLLPESETVDLKTSLEEGLMVQGDAALLVSAIDNLVRNAVEAGAVARDTGLRPEPWVSVSLTREDNEGVLVVEDNAGGVDPTLEPRLWEPFATGRAKGIGLGLPMARASVEAHGGSLTYLRRPQGSRFTLRLPLERA